The stretch of DNA ACGTTGCCGTAGCCGGAGGGAGTCTTCAGCGATCCGGCCAGCACCGCGGGCAGCGATGGCTCGTCGAGCTGCACCACCACGCGCGCACCGGTGCGCGCCGCGACCTGCTCGACATGCCGGGACAGGCCCTCCACCAGCGACGCGGTGAAGTCCCGCAGCGCGCCCGGGTCGGTGAGCACGCGGTGCCCGCGCTCCAGCTCGACCCCGGCGGCCAGCGTCCACGGCCCGGCCGCCTGCACCTTCACCGCCCGCGGCGCGCCCGCCTCGGCGACCGCCTGCTCGACCGCGTCCAGGTCCCAGCGCAGCAGGTCCACCGCGCGCCGCTGATCCCGGCCGGGACTGCCGGTCACCCGGTAACCGGACGGCACGACCTGCACCGCGAGATCCACCAGCAGACCGGCGGCGCGCCCGATCAGGTCGGCGCCGACGCCGCGCGCGGGCAGTTCGGGGAACGGCATCAGCCCGGGCAGCTCGCCCGCCACGACCCGCGCGGTCTCCAACGGGTCGGTGCCCGGCATGGAGCCGAGGGCGGTGGCGGTGCCGGGGTTCCACGCTGCTTCATCGCTCACCCGGCCATTCTGACGTGGCGGCCCGCGGCTGATCGCGAGGGATTCCCAGCAAGCGCACCGGACGGGTGATCCCGGCGGCCTGAAAGGTTAGGCTAACCATGCTCGATCCGGGGATCCGGCTCGGCGCCTGTTCCGGTTGCTCGCCGGACCACCCGCGCCGAACGAGAGCAAGACCGTCGCCAAGGAGTTCCGATGCCGTCACTTTCCCGCCGCGGCCTGCTGCACGCCGCGACCGCGCTGGCCGCCGCCGGAGTCGCCGGGTGCGCGCAACAACCCGGCGGGGCGGCGCCGGAAGGACCGTCGCGCAGCATCGACACGCACCTCGGCCCGGTGCGCATCCCGGCGAATCCGCAGCGCGTGGTGTGCCTCGACCAGTACGCGACGCTGGCGCTGCTGGACGTGGGCGTGCGACCGGCGGCCACTGTGGACGGACTCGACGACTGGATGCCCGCGCAGCACCTGGCGGCATACCGGTCGTTACCGCGGGTGGGCGGTTACCAGCCGGAGTTCGAGCGGGTGCTCGCCGCGCAGCCCGATCTCATCATCGGCAACAGCGCGTTCACGCTCAGCGGCGGCGACACCTACGAGAAGCTCAGCTCGCTGGCGCCGACGGTGATCCTGACCTCGCTGGTTTCCGGGCAGTGGCAGGACATGGCGCTGCAGGCGGCGAACGCGGTGAACCGCCCGGAGCCGATGAACCGGCTCCGCGAGCGCTACCTGCAGCGGGCGGCGCAGATCCGGCAGCAGCACGCGGATGCGTTGGCGCGCACCGAGTTCAGCCTCATCGCGTCGTTCAAGCAGGGCTCGTGGAACCTGTGCCTGCCGGACTCGTGGAGCGGGGTGGTGCTGACCGAGGCCGGAGCCCGGTTCGCGGGCGCTTCGGCCGGGCGCACCGGCAGCGCGGTCGAGCAGTCCTTCGAGCAGATCGGCGTGCTGGCCGACTCGGACGTGATCTTCTACCAGGTCAACCCGGACGGCGCGGTGGACCCCGCGATGCAGGCGCTGCTCGACCAGGGCGCGTACCGGAACCTGCCCCCGGTGCGCGCGGGCGGGGCCGTGCCGCTGCGGAACCTCTACGTGTTCAGCTTCACCCAGGCGCTCGGCGCCCTCGACGAGCTCGAAGCCGTCCTGCGCGGCCGCTGACCGACGTTCGCGAAGTGCCGAGCCCTTCCGGCCGATCGGGACGAACGGTCCGTTCACTCCGAAACGGTCTCGAGTGAACGGCCTGTTTGACCAATCTATTCGGACGAACGGTCCGTTCACTCCTGAACGTCGCTCGGGTTAGCGGGTTGCGGAGATCAAGGCGCTGCCGAGCACGACGTCGCCCGCGTCGTCGGGGCGGTAGAGCACGATCGCCTGGCCCGGTGCCACGCCGCGCAGCGGCTCGTCGAGCCGGACGCTCAGCCCGCCGTCGGCGACCTCCGCGACGGCCCCGGCGGTGCCGCCGTGCGCGCGCACCTGCACGACGCACTCGGTGGCACCGTCCAATTCCCGCTCCGAAGGCCAGATCGGCCGCTTCGCGTCGATGCCGGTGACGCCGAGGTCCTCGGCGGAACCGACCTTCACGGTCCCGGAAACCGGCTCCAGCGAGAGCACGTAGCGCGGCTTGCCGTCCGCGGCGGGCGCTTCGATGCCGAGGCCCTTGCGCTGGCCGACGGTGAACCCGTGCACGCCGGTGTGGTGCCCCAGCACCGCGCCGCTTTCGGCGTCGACCAGCTCACCCGGGCGCTCGCCGAGCTTGGACTCCAGGAACCCGCGGGTGTCGCCGTCCGAGATGAAGCAGATGTCGTGGCTGTCCGGTTTCTGCGCCACCGCCAGGTCGCGCTCGTCGGCCTCCGCGCGCACCTCGGACTTCAGCGAGTCGCCCAGCGGGAACATCGAGTGCCGCAGCTGCTCGGCGGTCAGCGAGGCCAGCACGTAGGACTGGTCCTTGCCATCGTCCCGGCTGCGGCGCAGCTCCGGCACGCCGTCCCGGACCACCAGGCGCGCGTAGTGGCCGGTGCAGACGGCGTCGAAGCCCAGCGCCATCGCCTTCTCCAGCAACGCCTCGAACTTGATCTTCTCGTTGCAGGTCAGGCAGGGGTTCGGAGTGCGCCCGGCGGCGTACTCGCCGACGAAGGTCTCGATCACCTCTTCGGTGAACCGCTCGGCGAAATCCCAGACGTAGAACGGGATTCCGAGGATGTCCGCGGCGCGGCGCGCGTCCCGGGAGTCCTCGACCGTGCAGCAGCCGCGGGCACCGGTGCGCAGCGTGCCGGGCTTCGCCGACAGCGCCAGGTGCACGCCGGTGACGTCGTGCCCGGCGGCGACCGCGCGGGCGGCGGCGACCGCGGAGTCCACCCCGCCGCTCATCGCTGCCAGTACTCGCACTGCTCTCACACCTCCGTCGTGGCGGTCGTCGGACCCGCCGCCCTGCGCAACCCGGTCAGTCCGGCGTTGCGCGCCCGTTCCACCACCGGCCCGATCGCCTCGGTCAGCGCCCGCACGTCGGCCTCGGTGGAGTCGTGCCCCAGCGAGAATCGCAGGGAGCTGCGCGCGGCCCGCGCCTCGGCCCCCATCGCCAGCAGCACGTGGCTCGGCTCGGCCACTCCGGCCGTGCAGGCGGAGCCGGTGGAGCATTCGATTCCGTTGGCGTCCAGCAGCATCAGCAGGCTGTCGCCTTCGCAGCCGGGGAAGGTGAAGTGCGCGTTGCCGGGCAGCCGGGACCATTCGCCGTCCTGCCCGCCCGCGCCCGGATCGCCGTTGAGCACGGCGTCCGGCACCGCGGCGAGCACGCCGCTGATCAGCTCGTCGCGCAGCTTCGCCAGCGCCGGGGCGTGCTCCGGGCGTTCGCGCACCGCCTCCCGCACCGCGCTGGCCAAACCCAGCACGCTCGGGGTGTCCAGCGTGCCGGAACGCACTTCGCGCTCCTGGCCGCCGCCGTGCAGCACCGGAGTGCATTCGACGTCGCGAGCCAGCAGCAGCACGCCCGCGCCGTAGGGACCGCCGAGCTTGTGGCCGGTCATGGTGAGCGCAGCGGCGCCGGAGGCGGCGAAGTCGACCGGCACGGTGTCCACCGCCTGCACCGCGTCGGTGTGCAGCGGCACGCCGTAGCGGTCCGCGACCGCGGCCAGCCGCGAGATCTCGTTGACCGTGCCGACCTCGTTGTTCGCCCACATCACGGTGATCATCGCGACGTCGTCCGGGTTCGCGCGCAGCGCCTCGTCCAGCGCTTCCGGGCGCACCCGGCCGACCTGGTCGACCGGCAGCCAGGTGATCTCCGCGGCTTCGTGCTCGGCCAGCCACTCGACCGCGTCCAGTACCGCGTGGTGCTCCACCGCCGAGGCGAGGATGCGGCGCCGGTTCGGGTCCTTGGCGCGCCTGGCCCAGTAGATGCCCTTGACCGCGAGGTTGTCGCTTTCGGTGCCTCCGGCGGTGAACAGCACCTCGGAGGGGCGCGCTCCCAGTGCCGCGGCGATGCCCTCGCGGGACTCCTCCACGGCGCGGCGCGCGCGCCTGCCCGAGGTGTGCAGCGAGGAGGCGTTGCCCAGCTGGGCCAACGCCTCGCTCATCACCGTGACCGCCCCCGCGCGCATGGGGGTGGTGGCGGCGTGGTCGAGGTAAGTCATCGCGACACCAGGGTAAACCAGGCGTGCACCGGTCCGGCCGGGCTCGTCGGCTCCGCGCGGCTCAGGCCTCAGCCGCGGCCACGCGGCTCAGGTCCCAGCCGCGGCCACGCGGCTCAAGTCCCAGCCGGGGCCGCCCGGCGCAGGACCCGCACGGCGCACAGCACCGCGACGCAGGCCAGCAGCAGGTCCAGCGGCACCACCCCGGCGGTGGCGGCACCGGGCCGGGACATCGCGGCCACCAGCACTCCGCCCAGCCCCACCAGCAGCGCCTGCCCGAGCATGTCCGAGAGCTGCAACGCGGCCGAGTTGAACCCGCGCCGCTGCGGTTCCGACAACGACAGCACCCGGACCGAGGTGCTGGAGATCGCGATGCCCATGCCCGCACCGCCCAGCGACCACAGCCCGAACACCGCCCACGCGGGCCCCCAGACCGGCGCGATCAGCACCAGTCCGGCGACTGCGGTAGCCACCAGCAGCAGACCGGCGCCGACCAGGTACTCCCGCCGGATACCGCGCCGGGAGCTCTGGAAGAACGCACCGGCCGACCAGCCCAATGATCCGACGGTGAGCGGAATCCCGGCCGCGGCAGGCGAATAGCCGTGCACCACCGACAGCGTCAGCGGTACGAACGCCTGCGCGGTGATGAACACCCCCGCGAGCAGCCCGCGCGCGAGCACCATCACCGGAATCCCGGGCTGCCCGCTGAAGGTGCCGCGCGGCAGCAGCATTCGCAGCGACGGAGCCAGCACGAGCAGCGCCACGACGCCGATCACCACGACCGGCACGGAGGTGTTCCCGTCCGTCGCGGTCTGCGCCGCCCAGTTCACCCCGACGACCCCGGCCGCAGCACCCACCGCAGCCAGCGGCAATCCCGGCGCACCGGCCGGGGATGCGGTCTCACCGGCCCCGAGCCGCCGCACCGTCGGCACCAGCAGCAACGCCCCCACCAGCATCAACGGCGCGAGCCCGAGGAAGGTCCAGCGCCAGCTGAGGTGCTCGGTGAGCAACCCGGTGATCGCGGGCCCGACCAGCGCGGGCACCACCCAGGCCGCGGACAGCGCACCGAACGCGGCGGGCCGGTCCCGCTCCGGGTAGACCCTGGCGATCAGCACGTACAGCGCCACGATCTGCCCACCAGCGCCGATGCCCTGCATGGCGCGCGCCACCAGCAGGCTCGGCATGTCCGGGGCGAATCCCGCGATCAGCAGCCCGAGGCCGAAGGTCGGCATCGCCACCAGCAGCGGCGCCCCTGGGCCGCGGCGGTCGGCGATGCGCCCGCCGACGACGTTGCCGATCGCGCTCGCCGCCAGGAAGACGGTGAACGGCCACGAGTACCACTGCTCGGCGTGCAGCTCGCGCACGATCGTCGGCAGGGCGGTGCCGATGCCCATCGCCTCGAACGCGGCCAACGTGATCACCAGGACCAGGCCGATGGTGAAGTTCCGCCGCCCCGGGCTCCACAAGGCGCTTTCTGAGGTTCCGTCAACGCGCACCCGGCGAGCCTGCAACTTGCACGGGGGTACAAGTCCAGCGAAGTCGCCCGCACGGGCGCAACGCCTGGTTCAATCGCGCCCGGGATGCGCACTTTCGGCGAAGGAGAGCACCGATGCCCGAGGTCGAGCAGCAGATCAATGCCGTCACCCGCACGGTGGGCACTCGCGAACTCGAAGCAGGCACGGCGAACGTCGTGACGATCGCGCAGAGCTGCCCGGCGCCCGTGGCGGACGTCTGGGACGCCTGCACCAACGCCGAGCGGATTCCCCGGTGGTTCGCGCCGATCAGCGGGGATCTGCGGGAAGGCGGCCGCTACCAGCTGGAGGGCAACGCGGGCGGCACGGTGCAGCGCTGCGACCCGCCGAACGGCTTCGACGCGACCTGGGAGTTCGGCGGCGCGACGAGCTGGATCGAGGTGCGGCTGACCGCCGAGGACGCGAGCAGCACGCGGATGGAGCTGCGCCACATCGAACTCGACAACGACAACTGGGCCGAGTACGGGCCGGGAGCCGTGGGCGTCGGCTGGGACATGGGGCTGCTCGGGCTCGCGGTGCACTTCACCGGCGACGCGGCGTACGGGGCGGAATGGATCGGGTCCGCGGAGGGCAGCCGGTTCGCGTGGCTCAGCAGCAAGGCGTGGTGCGCGGCGAACATCGCCGCCGGAACGCCGGAGGCGCAGGCCACGGCGTGCGCGGATCGCACGACGGCG from Saccharopolyspora sp. SCSIO 74807 encodes:
- a CDS encoding SRPBCC family protein produces the protein MPEVEQQINAVTRTVGTRELEAGTANVVTIAQSCPAPVADVWDACTNAERIPRWFAPISGDLREGGRYQLEGNAGGTVQRCDPPNGFDATWEFGGATSWIEVRLTAEDASSTRMELRHIELDNDNWAEYGPGAVGVGWDMGLLGLAVHFTGDAAYGAEWIGSAEGSRFAWLSSKAWCAANIAAGTPEAQATACADRTTAAYTAPPEGS
- the mnmA gene encoding tRNA 2-thiouridine(34) synthase MnmA, giving the protein MRVLAAMSGGVDSAVAAARAVAAGHDVTGVHLALSAKPGTLRTGARGCCTVEDSRDARRAADILGIPFYVWDFAERFTEEVIETFVGEYAAGRTPNPCLTCNEKIKFEALLEKAMALGFDAVCTGHYARLVVRDGVPELRRSRDDGKDQSYVLASLTAEQLRHSMFPLGDSLKSEVRAEADERDLAVAQKPDSHDICFISDGDTRGFLESKLGERPGELVDAESGAVLGHHTGVHGFTVGQRKGLGIEAPAADGKPRYVLSLEPVSGTVKVGSAEDLGVTGIDAKRPIWPSERELDGATECVVQVRAHGGTAGAVAEVADGGLSVRLDEPLRGVAPGQAIVLYRPDDAGDVVLGSALISATR
- a CDS encoding methionine synthase, translated to MSDEAAWNPGTATALGSMPGTDPLETARVVAGELPGLMPFPELPARGVGADLIGRAAGLLVDLAVQVVPSGYRVTGSPGRDQRRAVDLLRWDLDAVEQAVAEAGAPRAVKVQAAGPWTLAAGVELERGHRVLTDPGALRDFTASLVEGLSRHVEQVAARTGARVVVQLDEPSLPAVLAGSLKTPSGYGNVLAVPEPEVRELLGEVIGELADVSGAPVIAHCCADRPPVTLLRRAGTGAVALDATGLGSVSGAFADELGEAWEEGTTLLLGLVPGTEPANRPDARELARPGLELAARLGFGPRVLIERSMVSPACGLAGATPDWARRAFGLVRDLTEVFQEEAHR
- a CDS encoding MFS transporter, which gives rise to MRVDGTSESALWSPGRRNFTIGLVLVITLAAFEAMGIGTALPTIVRELHAEQWYSWPFTVFLAASAIGNVVGGRIADRRGPGAPLLVAMPTFGLGLLIAGFAPDMPSLLVARAMQGIGAGGQIVALYVLIARVYPERDRPAAFGALSAAWVVPALVGPAITGLLTEHLSWRWTFLGLAPLMLVGALLLVPTVRRLGAGETASPAGAPGLPLAAVGAAAGVVGVNWAAQTATDGNTSVPVVVIGVVALLVLAPSLRMLLPRGTFSGQPGIPVMVLARGLLAGVFITAQAFVPLTLSVVHGYSPAAAGIPLTVGSLGWSAGAFFQSSRRGIRREYLVGAGLLLVATAVAGLVLIAPVWGPAWAVFGLWSLGGAGMGIAISSTSVRVLSLSEPQRRGFNSAALQLSDMLGQALLVGLGGVLVAAMSRPGAATAGVVPLDLLLACVAVLCAVRVLRRAAPAGT
- a CDS encoding ABC transporter substrate-binding protein; amino-acid sequence: MPSLSRRGLLHAATALAAAGVAGCAQQPGGAAPEGPSRSIDTHLGPVRIPANPQRVVCLDQYATLALLDVGVRPAATVDGLDDWMPAQHLAAYRSLPRVGGYQPEFERVLAAQPDLIIGNSAFTLSGGDTYEKLSSLAPTVILTSLVSGQWQDMALQAANAVNRPEPMNRLRERYLQRAAQIRQQHADALARTEFSLIASFKQGSWNLCLPDSWSGVVLTEAGARFAGASAGRTGSAVEQSFEQIGVLADSDVIFYQVNPDGAVDPAMQALLDQGAYRNLPPVRAGGAVPLRNLYVFSFTQALGALDELEAVLRGR
- a CDS encoding cysteine desulfurase family protein — protein: MTYLDHAATTPMRAGAVTVMSEALAQLGNASSLHTSGRRARRAVEESREGIAAALGARPSEVLFTAGGTESDNLAVKGIYWARRAKDPNRRRILASAVEHHAVLDAVEWLAEHEAAEITWLPVDQVGRVRPEALDEALRANPDDVAMITVMWANNEVGTVNEISRLAAVADRYGVPLHTDAVQAVDTVPVDFAASGAAALTMTGHKLGGPYGAGVLLLARDVECTPVLHGGGQEREVRSGTLDTPSVLGLASAVREAVRERPEHAPALAKLRDELISGVLAAVPDAVLNGDPGAGGQDGEWSRLPGNAHFTFPGCEGDSLLMLLDANGIECSTGSACTAGVAEPSHVLLAMGAEARAARSSLRFSLGHDSTEADVRALTEAIGPVVERARNAGLTGLRRAAGPTTATTEV